Proteins encoded by one window of Brevibacterium atlanticum:
- a CDS encoding response regulator transcription factor yields the protein MSENTDAALRVVLVDDQSLVRAGFAMVIDSQPDLSVVGQAGDGAAGVETIRTQQPDIVLMDVRMPRVDGIDATEQILALADSGQIRTPKIIVLTTFDDDDYALRALRAGASGFLLKDTLPEVLLDSIRTVVDGGAVIAPTTTRRLLDNQLLPHLGGGDPAAMEAAGHGRAGGHGSADGGHGPVDPGGHGPSAGEHRAGPASTPLLDDADARRLASLTPREREVLVLIATGLSNTEIGERLFLAQPTVKTHVGRILMKLEVRDRVQAVVLAYEAGLVGPGQ from the coding sequence ATGAGCGAGAACACTGACGCGGCACTGCGCGTCGTCCTCGTCGACGACCAGTCCCTCGTGCGTGCGGGCTTCGCGATGGTCATCGACTCACAGCCGGACCTCAGTGTCGTCGGCCAGGCCGGCGACGGTGCGGCCGGAGTCGAAACCATCCGGACGCAGCAGCCCGACATCGTGCTCATGGACGTGCGGATGCCGCGCGTCGACGGGATCGACGCCACCGAACAGATCCTCGCGCTCGCCGACTCCGGGCAGATCCGGACCCCGAAGATCATCGTGCTCACGACCTTCGACGATGACGATTACGCCCTGCGAGCGCTGCGCGCCGGAGCCTCCGGATTCCTCCTCAAGGACACCCTGCCCGAGGTTCTCCTCGACTCGATCCGCACCGTCGTCGACGGGGGAGCGGTCATCGCCCCCACCACGACCAGACGCCTGCTCGACAATCAGCTGCTGCCCCACCTCGGCGGCGGTGATCCTGCTGCGATGGAGGCAGCCGGACATGGACGCGCAGGTGGACACGGGTCGGCGGACGGCGGGCACGGACCGGTGGATCCGGGCGGGCACGGACCGTCGGCAGGCGAACACCGGGCGGGCCCGGCGTCGACGCCGCTGCTCGATGACGCGGATGCCCGCCGGCTCGCATCGCTGACTCCGCGCGAGCGGGAAGTGCTCGTGCTCATCGCCACCGGTCTGTCGAACACAGAGATCGGCGAGCGGCTCTTTCTCGCGCAGCCGACGGTGAAGACCCACGTCGGCCGCATCCTCATGAAGCTCGAGGTCCGGGACCGTGTCCAGGCCGTCGTCCTCGCCTACGAAGCCGGACTCGTCGGCCCCGGACAGTGA
- a CDS encoding aromatic acid exporter family protein has translation MPSRRAEETVVSTASAGSTGSAEEPSEGIVHRVAGYVRRPESITDLFQILKTVLAATLAWWLSGAVLDSQMPFLAPWTALLTVHATVYRSLSRGIQSTVASTIGVGVSFLIGHFLGVSLWTFALALFVGMVGSRVGWLRDEGVAIATTAIFILGSGFDSQQPLLLDRILEIALGVGIGLAVNLIVIPPVRDQQAARYIDSINEQMGEVLIDMSREFSRSWETDQAEDWFERTEEMSREIDSAWGSVRFARESRRGNPRITVPRPTKRHQVEADQASRESYENILQRVDEGISHLRNLARTLREASYAEGAWDTRFREEWSAIVADAGRSIADPDAEVEPVFDRLESLARELSSDGNLPATSWPLYGSLITSLRHIVIIVDDVASAREAREEN, from the coding sequence ATGCCCAGTCGCCGAGCAGAGGAGACCGTCGTGTCCACCGCGTCCGCTGGGTCCACCGGGTCCGCCGAGGAGCCCTCCGAAGGAATCGTGCACCGGGTGGCCGGCTACGTCCGCCGTCCCGAATCCATCACCGACCTCTTCCAGATCCTCAAGACCGTCCTCGCGGCCACGCTGGCGTGGTGGCTCTCCGGCGCGGTGCTCGATTCGCAGATGCCGTTCCTCGCACCGTGGACGGCCCTGCTGACCGTGCATGCGACGGTCTACCGGTCGCTGTCGCGGGGCATCCAGTCGACGGTGGCATCGACGATCGGCGTCGGCGTCTCCTTCCTCATCGGGCACTTCCTCGGGGTGAGTCTGTGGACGTTCGCGCTCGCGCTCTTCGTCGGCATGGTCGGATCGCGGGTGGGTTGGCTGCGCGACGAGGGGGTGGCGATCGCGACGACGGCGATCTTCATCCTCGGCTCCGGGTTCGACTCGCAGCAGCCTCTGCTGCTCGACCGGATCCTCGAGATCGCCCTCGGCGTCGGCATCGGTCTCGCCGTCAACCTCATCGTCATCCCGCCCGTGCGCGACCAGCAGGCGGCGCGGTACATCGACAGCATCAACGAGCAGATGGGCGAGGTGCTCATCGACATGTCCAGGGAATTCAGCCGGTCGTGGGAGACCGACCAGGCCGAGGACTGGTTCGAACGCACCGAGGAGATGAGCCGGGAGATCGACTCCGCATGGGGTTCGGTCCGCTTCGCGCGGGAGAGCCGACGCGGCAACCCCCGCATCACCGTTCCCCGACCCACGAAGCGGCATCAGGTCGAGGCGGATCAGGCGTCGAGGGAGAGCTACGAGAACATTCTGCAGCGCGTCGACGAAGGCATCTCGCACCTGCGCAACCTCGCCCGCACGCTGCGTGAGGCCTCCTACGCCGAGGGTGCCTGGGACACCCGGTTCCGCGAAGAGTGGTCGGCGATCGTCGCCGACGCCGGTCGGTCGATCGCCGATCCCGACGCCGAGGTCGAACCTGTCTTCGACCGCCTCGAGTCGCTGGCGAGGGAGCTGTCATCCGATGGGAACCTGCCGGCCACCTCCTGGCCGCTCTACGGTTCGCTCATCACCAGCCTGCGCCATATCGTCATCATCGTCGACGATGTCGCATCGGCACGGGAAGCCCGGGAAGAGAACTGA
- the crcB gene encoding fluoride efflux transporter CrcB — translation MSVLLFSAIAVAGGLGAGLRMILDGLIKSRTTGPTLWGTIVINVSGSLVLGFLTGLAAQALLPESWHLVIGTGFLGGYTTFSTASVETVRLLQERKWAISLVNGLGTLIVATAAAGSGLWLGGIAW, via the coding sequence ATGAGTGTTCTCCTGTTCTCGGCGATCGCCGTGGCCGGCGGCCTCGGAGCGGGGCTGCGGATGATCCTCGATGGGCTCATCAAGTCCCGCACCACCGGGCCGACCCTGTGGGGCACGATCGTCATCAACGTCTCCGGGTCGCTCGTCCTCGGATTCCTCACGGGCCTGGCCGCGCAGGCGCTGCTGCCTGAGTCGTGGCATCTCGTCATCGGCACGGGTTTCCTCGGCGGGTACACGACGTTCTCGACGGCCAGCGTCGAAACGGTGCGCCTGCTTCAGGAGCGCAAGTGGGCGATCAGCCTCGTCAACGGCCTCGGCACCCTCATCGTCGCGACCGCGGCGGCGGGGTCGGGACTGTGGCTCGGCGGCATCGCCTGGTGA
- a CDS encoding fluoride efflux transporter FluC has protein sequence MSRPVHLRASYLGLAVLGGTVGTAAREGISLAVPEIDGIPVAIFGINILGAFLLGLLLESLARRGPDVGVRRTLRILVGTGFMGGFTTYSALATDAASLLGDGRAGLGIGYGLATVLIGGLATWAGIALGTLRRGGPGASEVPLDPDLADIGDTADAATNRGPR, from the coding sequence ATGAGCCGCCCGGTTCACCTGCGCGCCTCGTACCTCGGTCTCGCCGTCCTCGGCGGCACGGTCGGGACCGCCGCGCGTGAGGGCATCAGCCTCGCCGTGCCCGAGATCGACGGGATCCCCGTCGCGATCTTCGGCATCAACATCCTCGGCGCGTTCCTCCTCGGACTCCTCCTCGAATCACTGGCCCGCCGCGGACCCGACGTCGGCGTGCGCAGGACGCTGCGCATCCTCGTCGGCACCGGATTCATGGGCGGATTCACCACCTACAGTGCACTGGCCACGGATGCCGCGAGCCTCCTCGGCGATGGCCGTGCCGGGCTCGGAATCGGCTACGGTCTGGCTACCGTCCTCATCGGCGGGCTCGCCACCTGGGCCGGGATCGCACTCGGAACCCTCAGACGCGGTGGCCCGGGTGCGAGCGAGGTGCCCTTGGATCCCGATCTCGCCGACATTGGCGACACCGCCGACGCTGCCACGAACAGGGGTCCGCGATGA
- a CDS encoding ABC transporter ATP-binding protein, which translates to MNTTPTNHDPRQSPSAIQAIGLRKTYGEGDAMVRPLDNLSLDIETGRFTAIMGPSGSGKSTLLNMLAGLDTPDSGEVFIGETPLSKLSDRRLTAIRRDRIGFVFQSFNLVPAMNAEENILLPSQLTGAKPDRQMFRRIVDLLGLGERLKHRPHELSGGQQQRVAVARALVARPDVIVADEPTGNLDSNAGEEVLGILRASVDELGQTVVMVTHDPRAAARADRVVLLADGRLAGELTSPDPDSVAAALMNVTNAQARGTVPAGSTAAGTPSAGSAPLSGGAR; encoded by the coding sequence ATGAACACAACACCGACGAATCACGACCCCCGACAGTCCCCATCCGCGATCCAGGCGATCGGCCTGCGCAAGACCTACGGCGAAGGCGACGCGATGGTCCGACCACTCGACAACCTCAGCCTCGACATCGAAACCGGTCGCTTCACCGCGATCATGGGACCCTCAGGATCCGGGAAGTCGACGCTGCTCAACATGCTCGCCGGACTCGATACCCCCGATTCCGGTGAGGTCTTCATCGGCGAGACCCCGCTGTCGAAGCTGAGCGACCGCCGCCTCACCGCGATCCGCCGCGACCGCATCGGCTTCGTCTTCCAGTCCTTCAACCTCGTGCCGGCGATGAACGCCGAGGAGAACATCCTCCTGCCCTCGCAGCTGACCGGGGCGAAACCGGACCGGCAGATGTTCCGCCGCATCGTCGACCTCCTCGGCCTCGGTGAGCGTCTCAAGCACCGACCGCACGAACTCTCCGGCGGCCAGCAGCAGCGCGTCGCCGTCGCCCGGGCGCTGGTGGCCCGGCCCGATGTCATCGTCGCCGACGAACCCACCGGCAACCTCGACTCGAACGCCGGAGAGGAGGTGCTCGGCATCCTGCGGGCCTCGGTCGACGAACTCGGCCAGACCGTCGTCATGGTCACCCACGACCCGCGCGCCGCCGCACGCGCCGATCGCGTCGTCCTGCTCGCCGACGGCCGTCTCGCCGGGGAACTCACCTCGCCCGACCCTGATTCCGTGGCCGCTGCCCTGATGAACGTGACGAACGCACAGGCACGCGGCACCGTCCCGGCAGGCTCCACTGCTGCCGGCACCCCCTCGGCGGGATCCGCTCCGCTG
- a CDS encoding sensor histidine kinase, which translates to MESRTYPATASSDRDTGGPGRFDRLRRYLTARPWILDSLVWALPVTFFGVLTAVSIAQTNVVSMVPPFVQIAIALLQTVPLALRRTRPLLSSSVIASGFLLGVITMTGPNLGVIAVPLTVFSTTAWGSRVHGRIVLGLGLTGSVLLGGWIYLVLLQSTIGPGSRPLEAGSYLLLGTVVALSAAIVLIAWLLGGVGYRRRRELESIWERNRLLEQERESETRLAADAERMRIAREMHDVIAHSLSVIIAQADGGRFAAKADPDKAAEVLETIAGTGRDALAQTRSLLGFLRSDEDSGRTAAPLPAISDLDSLVSDLRSAGLAVSLVGVETVKNDLLPDGASLAVYRIVQEALTNVLKHAGSGARAHVSLQLDGDDLITRISDDGGGAGGAGSVNGVGGAGAQGGRGHGIVGMRERASLYGGSLTARPIRSTGVGRPGGKESGRGTVGQDDSRRDVPGFASGNVPGHAFGSTTGFLVEARFPVARRLGAAPASVGEGARADVAGPSVPGDVAEAGAPEADGEAAAPSDASAVAPSNAEAEGRR; encoded by the coding sequence ATGGAGTCCCGCACCTACCCGGCCACCGCCTCGTCGGACAGAGACACGGGAGGTCCCGGTCGATTCGACCGCCTGCGGAGGTACCTCACAGCGCGTCCCTGGATCCTCGACTCGCTCGTCTGGGCACTGCCCGTCACGTTCTTCGGCGTCCTCACTGCAGTCTCCATCGCGCAGACGAACGTCGTGTCCATGGTGCCGCCGTTCGTCCAGATCGCCATCGCCCTGCTTCAGACAGTTCCGCTGGCGCTGCGACGCACCCGCCCCCTGCTCAGCTCGTCGGTCATCGCCTCGGGTTTCCTGCTCGGCGTGATCACGATGACGGGCCCCAACCTCGGCGTCATCGCCGTCCCGCTCACCGTCTTCTCGACGACGGCATGGGGCAGCCGCGTGCACGGACGCATCGTGCTCGGCCTCGGACTGACCGGCTCGGTGCTGCTGGGCGGATGGATCTACCTCGTGCTCCTGCAGTCGACGATCGGCCCCGGATCCAGGCCCCTCGAAGCGGGGTCGTACCTGCTGCTCGGCACGGTGGTGGCGCTGTCTGCGGCGATCGTACTCATCGCCTGGCTGCTCGGCGGAGTCGGTTATCGCCGGCGCCGGGAGCTCGAGAGCATCTGGGAGCGCAATCGCCTGCTCGAACAGGAACGCGAATCGGAGACACGGCTGGCCGCCGACGCCGAACGCATGCGCATCGCCCGCGAGATGCACGACGTCATCGCCCATTCCCTCTCCGTCATCATCGCGCAGGCCGACGGCGGGCGTTTCGCTGCGAAAGCGGATCCTGACAAGGCCGCCGAGGTGCTCGAGACGATCGCCGGGACCGGCAGGGACGCGCTCGCGCAGACCCGATCCCTGCTCGGCTTCCTTCGCTCCGATGAGGACTCCGGTCGGACGGCGGCACCGCTGCCGGCTATTTCGGATCTCGATTCGCTGGTCAGCGATCTGCGTTCGGCGGGGCTCGCGGTCTCACTCGTCGGAGTCGAGACGGTGAAGAACGACCTGCTGCCCGACGGCGCGTCGCTCGCTGTCTACCGCATCGTCCAGGAGGCGTTGACGAACGTGCTCAAGCACGCCGGCAGCGGTGCCCGCGCGCACGTGTCGCTGCAGCTCGACGGCGACGATCTCATCACCCGCATCAGCGATGACGGGGGCGGTGCCGGCGGCGCTGGCAGTGTGAACGGTGTCGGGGGTGCTGGTGCTCAGGGCGGCCGAGGCCACGGCATCGTCGGCATGCGCGAACGTGCCTCACTCTACGGAGGTTCGCTGACGGCCCGCCCGATCCGGTCGACAGGCGTCGGACGTCCGGGCGGCAAGGAGTCGGGGCGGGGCACAGTCGGTCAGGATGACTCCCGTCGGGACGTGCCCGGGTTCGCCTCCGGCAATGTGCCCGGTCACGCCTTCGGATCGACGACGGGATTCCTCGTCGAGGCCCGATTCCCGGTGGCGCGTCGGCTCGGCGCTGCCCCTGCCTCCGTTGGGGAGGGTGCGCGGGCGGACGTCGCCGGACCGAGTGTGCCGGGCGACGTCGCCGAGGCGGGTGCGCCGGAGGCCGATGGTGAGGCGGCCGCGCCGAGCGATGCCTCGGCGGTCGCCCCCAGCAACGCCGAGGCAGAGGGCCGACGATGA